One Mycolicibacterium parafortuitum DNA segment encodes these proteins:
- a CDS encoding NAD(P)H-dependent amine dehydrogenase family protein: MKRVVIWGTGFVGRMVIAEVVKHPRFELVGVGVGNPDKVGRDVGDICGLGRDLGLTATDDVDALIDLKPDALVHYGPTAARADANIELISRFLRAGIDVCSTAMTPWIWPTMHLNPPNWIEPITVACELGESSCFTTGIDPGFANDLFPMTLMGLCSEVRTVRASELLDYTNYEGDYDREMGIGKPPEFRPMLENPDILVFAWGATVPMIAHAAGIMLDEITTTWEKWVTPDERKTAKGVIAPGNVAAVRFTINGVYRGETRIQLEHVNRIGNDAAPDWPSGNENDVYRVDIEGTPSIFQETAFRFTDGSGRDAAAAGCLATGLRALNAVPAVNDLPPGWVTALDLPLIPGAGTIR; the protein is encoded by the coding sequence ATGAAGCGGGTCGTGATCTGGGGGACCGGCTTCGTCGGCCGGATGGTGATCGCCGAGGTGGTCAAGCATCCGCGCTTCGAGCTGGTCGGTGTCGGGGTCGGCAACCCTGACAAGGTCGGCCGCGACGTCGGCGACATCTGCGGGCTCGGCCGGGACCTCGGTCTCACCGCGACCGACGACGTCGACGCGCTGATCGACCTGAAACCCGACGCGCTGGTCCACTACGGGCCGACCGCGGCGCGCGCCGACGCCAACATCGAGTTGATCTCCCGGTTCCTGCGCGCCGGCATCGACGTGTGCTCGACCGCGATGACCCCGTGGATCTGGCCCACGATGCACCTGAACCCGCCGAACTGGATCGAACCCATCACGGTCGCCTGCGAACTCGGTGAGTCGTCCTGCTTCACCACCGGAATCGATCCGGGTTTCGCCAACGACCTGTTCCCGATGACGCTGATGGGGTTGTGCTCAGAGGTCCGCACGGTGCGCGCGTCGGAGTTGTTGGACTACACCAACTACGAAGGCGACTACGACAGGGAGATGGGGATCGGGAAACCACCCGAGTTCCGGCCGATGCTGGAGAACCCTGACATCCTGGTCTTCGCCTGGGGCGCAACGGTTCCGATGATCGCCCACGCCGCGGGCATCATGCTCGACGAGATCACCACCACCTGGGAGAAATGGGTCACCCCCGACGAGCGCAAGACCGCCAAGGGCGTCATCGCCCCCGGTAACGTCGCCGCGGTCCGGTTCACCATCAACGGCGTGTACCGCGGCGAGACCCGCATCCAACTCGAGCACGTCAACCGCATCGGCAACGACGCCGCCCCGGACTGGCCGTCCGGCAACGAGAACGACGTCTATCGCGTGGACATCGAGGGCACGCCGAGCATCTTCCAGGAGACCGCGTTCCGGTTCACCGACGGCTCCGGCCGGGACGCCGCCGCGGCCGGATGCCTCGCCACCGGCCTGCGGGCCCTGAACGCGGTGCCCGCGGTCAACGACCTGCCGCCGGGATGGGTCACCGCGCTGGACCTGCCGCTGATCCCGGGGGCCGGGACGATCCGCTAG
- a CDS encoding SAM-dependent methyltransferase — MAESSIVVRPEPAGSPFYSAASRLQASGLVPAIAVFERAAAAVPIPQPPQPIVIADYGAADGMTSLLPVGAAIAVLRKRTRPEHSVLVAHTDRADNDFSALFHVLENDPDSYLHKDKATYVSAVGRSFYRQIMPSNSVNLGWSAWAVDWLTQTPCSVEGRLQVAFTSDQAIRDAYAKQAARDWHEFVAFRGRELCPGGRLLVMTQALDEDGNGGLRPMMTAMLDALAELAGAGVLTADELARMCIPTVARAAADFRAPFAPSGRFEGLEIEHLEIFDAEDRFWARYRIDNDAKAFGQRWAGFARVSVFAAMTQALDGAATGQRVAEFCDRLEKGVAERMAAAPERTRIPLAHVVLHKRPKS; from the coding sequence ATGGCTGAGTCCAGCATCGTCGTGCGTCCGGAACCCGCCGGCAGCCCGTTCTACAGCGCCGCGTCGCGGCTGCAGGCCTCGGGCCTGGTCCCCGCGATCGCGGTCTTCGAGCGGGCGGCCGCCGCGGTGCCGATCCCCCAGCCTCCGCAGCCGATCGTGATCGCCGACTACGGCGCCGCCGACGGGATGACCTCGCTGCTTCCCGTCGGCGCGGCGATCGCGGTGCTGCGCAAGCGAACCCGGCCCGAGCACTCCGTGCTCGTCGCGCACACCGACAGGGCCGACAACGATTTCAGCGCGCTGTTCCACGTCCTGGAGAACGACCCGGACAGCTACCTGCACAAGGACAAGGCGACCTACGTGTCGGCGGTCGGCCGGTCGTTCTACCGCCAGATCATGCCGTCGAACAGCGTCAACCTCGGCTGGAGCGCGTGGGCGGTCGACTGGCTGACCCAGACCCCGTGCAGTGTCGAGGGCCGACTGCAGGTGGCATTCACCTCGGATCAGGCCATCCGCGATGCCTACGCCAAACAGGCCGCCCGGGACTGGCACGAGTTCGTCGCCTTCCGGGGCCGCGAACTGTGCCCCGGCGGTCGCCTGCTGGTGATGACGCAGGCGCTCGACGAGGACGGCAACGGCGGTCTGCGGCCGATGATGACCGCGATGCTCGACGCGCTCGCCGAGTTGGCAGGCGCGGGCGTGCTGACCGCCGACGAACTGGCCCGGATGTGCATCCCGACCGTGGCGCGCGCGGCGGCGGACTTCCGGGCGCCGTTCGCCCCGTCGGGGCGCTTCGAAGGTCTGGAGATCGAGCATCTGGAGATCTTCGACGCCGAGGACCGGTTTTGGGCACGGTACCGAATCGACAACGACGCCAAGGCTTTCGGCCAACGATGGGCCGGATTCGCGCGCGTGTCGGTGTTCGCCGCGATGACGCAGGCGCTCGACGGCGCGGCGACCGGTCAGCGCGTCGCGGAGTTCTGCGACCGGCTGGAGAAGGGCGTCGCGGAGCGGATGGCGGCCGCCCCCGAGCGGACGAGGATCCCGCTGGCGCACGTGGTACTGCACAAGCGGCCGAAGAGCTAG
- a CDS encoding MBL fold metallo-hydrolase — protein sequence MTGGPIQRLVTSGTFELDGGSWDVDNNIWLVGDDKEVVVFDAAHTADPIIEAVGGRHVVAVVCTHGHNDHVTVAPQLGQALDAPVLLHPADEVLWRMTHPDSDFRSVSDRETLRVAGTELRALHTPGHSPGSVCWHAPELNAVFSGDTLFQGGPGATGRSFSDFPTILESISGRLGKLPGETVVYTGHGDSTTVGDEIVHYDEWVARGH from the coding sequence GTGACCGGCGGACCGATCCAGCGGCTGGTCACCAGCGGCACGTTCGAACTCGACGGCGGCAGCTGGGACGTCGACAACAACATCTGGCTGGTCGGCGACGACAAGGAAGTGGTGGTGTTCGACGCCGCGCACACCGCGGACCCGATCATCGAGGCCGTCGGCGGCAGGCACGTGGTCGCGGTCGTCTGCACGCACGGCCACAACGACCACGTCACGGTTGCCCCGCAGCTGGGCCAGGCGCTCGACGCGCCGGTGCTGCTGCATCCCGCTGACGAGGTGCTGTGGCGAATGACGCACCCGGACAGTGACTTCCGTTCGGTGTCCGACCGCGAGACGCTGCGGGTCGCCGGCACCGAACTGCGTGCGCTGCACACCCCGGGGCACTCCCCCGGTTCGGTGTGCTGGCACGCGCCGGAACTCAACGCGGTGTTCAGCGGCGACACGCTGTTCCAGGGCGGGCCGGGGGCGACGGGCCGGTCGTTCTCGGATTTCCCGACCATCCTGGAATCGATCTCGGGCCGGCTGGGCAAGCTGCCCGGCGAGACGGTCGTCTACACCGGACACGGTGATTCGACGACGGTGGGTGACGAGATCGTGCACTACGACGAGTGGGTCGCGCGGGGCCACTAG
- a CDS encoding S-(hydroxymethyl)mycothiol dehydrogenase: MTQTVRGVISRAKGQPVEVVDIVIPDPGPGEVVVAVQACGVCHTDLTYRDGGINDEFPFLLGHEAAGIVETVGEGVTNVAPGDFVILNWRAVCGQCRACKRGRPHLCFDTHNATQKMTLTDGTELTPALGIGAFADKTLVHEGQCTKVDPAADPAAAGLLGCGVMAGLGAAINTGALTRDDTVAVIGCGGVGDAAIAGAALVGAKKIIAVDTDNRKLDWARHFGATHTINARDLDPVATIQDLTDGFGADVVIDAVGRPETWKQAFYARDLAGTVVLVGVPTPDMTLDMPLIDFFSRGGALKSSWYGDCLPERDFPTLISLYLQGRFPLDKFVSERIGLDHIEDAFHKMHAGEVLRSVVVL; the protein is encoded by the coding sequence ATGACTCAGACAGTGCGTGGTGTGATTTCGCGGGCCAAGGGCCAGCCGGTCGAGGTGGTCGACATCGTCATCCCCGATCCCGGACCCGGCGAAGTGGTCGTGGCCGTCCAGGCCTGCGGGGTCTGCCACACCGACCTGACCTACCGCGACGGCGGCATCAACGACGAGTTCCCGTTCCTGCTCGGCCACGAAGCCGCCGGCATCGTCGAAACCGTGGGCGAGGGCGTCACCAACGTCGCACCCGGCGACTTCGTCATCCTCAACTGGCGCGCCGTCTGCGGACAATGCCGCGCCTGCAAACGCGGCCGCCCGCACCTGTGCTTCGACACCCACAACGCCACCCAGAAGATGACGCTGACCGACGGCACCGAACTGACCCCCGCCCTGGGCATCGGCGCGTTCGCCGACAAAACCCTCGTCCACGAGGGTCAGTGCACCAAAGTCGATCCCGCCGCCGACCCCGCCGCCGCCGGCCTGCTGGGCTGCGGCGTGATGGCCGGCCTCGGCGCGGCCATCAACACCGGCGCGCTCACCCGCGACGACACCGTCGCGGTCATCGGCTGCGGCGGCGTCGGTGATGCCGCCATCGCCGGCGCCGCACTGGTCGGGGCCAAGAAGATCATCGCCGTCGACACCGACAACCGGAAACTGGACTGGGCCCGGCACTTCGGCGCCACCCACACCATCAACGCCCGAGACCTCGACCCGGTGGCCACGATCCAAGATCTCACCGACGGGTTCGGCGCCGACGTCGTCATCGACGCCGTCGGACGCCCCGAAACCTGGAAACAAGCCTTCTACGCCCGCGACCTCGCCGGCACCGTCGTCCTGGTCGGCGTCCCCACCCCCGACATGACCCTGGACATGCCGCTGATCGACTTCTTCTCCCGCGGCGGAGCACTCAAATCCTCCTGGTACGGCGACTGCCTACCCGAACGCGACTTCCCCACCCTCATCAGCCTCTACCTCCAAGGCCGCTTCCCCCTCGACAAATTCGTCTCCGAACGCATCGGACTCGACCACATCGAAGACGCCTTCCACAAAATGCACGCCGGCGAGGTGCTGCGTTCGGTGGTGGTCCTGTGA
- a CDS encoding class I SAM-dependent methyltransferase — translation MSIAETTEDFAQRIVGAIDAASIALLVSIGHQTKLFDILASLPPATSAQVADAAGLDERYVREWLGGVAAGRVVDYDPQTQTYSLPAHRAAVLTRAAGPDNLARVAQFIPLLSEVEQKVIECFRHGGGLSYAEYPRFHTLMAEQSGEVFEAALVDVVLPMAGGLPDRLRAGADVADFGCGSGHAVNVMAAAFPHSRFTGIDFSEEGLAAGAAEARKRGLTNANFQAADVAAFDAVEAFDVITAFDAIHDQAHPAQVLANIQRALRPGGVFLMVDIKSSSRLEGNIGMPFAPYLYTVSTMHCMSVSLGLDGAGLGTCWGRELATAMLGDAGFGDVEVREIESDPINYYYVARK, via the coding sequence ATGAGCATCGCGGAAACCACCGAGGATTTCGCCCAACGCATCGTCGGCGCCATCGACGCCGCGAGCATCGCACTGTTGGTGTCCATCGGCCACCAGACCAAACTCTTCGACATCCTCGCGTCGCTGCCACCTGCGACCAGCGCCCAGGTCGCCGACGCCGCAGGCCTCGACGAACGCTATGTGCGGGAATGGCTCGGCGGTGTCGCGGCCGGACGCGTCGTCGACTACGACCCCCAGACCCAGACGTACTCGCTGCCGGCACACCGCGCGGCGGTGCTGACCCGCGCCGCGGGCCCGGACAACCTTGCCCGTGTCGCGCAGTTCATCCCGCTGCTCAGCGAGGTCGAGCAGAAGGTGATCGAGTGCTTCCGCCACGGTGGGGGCCTGTCCTATGCCGAGTATCCGCGGTTCCACACGCTGATGGCCGAGCAGAGCGGCGAGGTCTTCGAAGCGGCGCTCGTCGACGTGGTGCTACCCATGGCCGGCGGGTTGCCCGACCGGCTCCGTGCCGGCGCCGACGTCGCCGACTTCGGTTGCGGCAGTGGCCATGCCGTCAACGTGATGGCCGCGGCATTCCCGCACAGCCGCTTCACCGGCATCGACTTCTCCGAAGAGGGCCTCGCCGCGGGTGCGGCCGAAGCGCGCAAACGCGGGCTGACCAACGCGAACTTCCAGGCCGCGGACGTCGCCGCGTTCGACGCCGTCGAGGCCTTCGACGTGATCACCGCGTTCGACGCGATCCACGACCAGGCCCACCCGGCCCAGGTGTTGGCCAACATCCAGCGGGCGCTGCGGCCCGGCGGCGTGTTCCTGATGGTCGACATCAAGTCCTCGAGCCGGCTCGAGGGCAACATCGGGATGCCGTTCGCCCCGTACCTCTACACCGTGTCGACCATGCACTGCATGAGCGTGTCGCTCGGACTCGACGGTGCCGGCCTCGGCACCTGCTGGGGGCGTGAGCTGGCGACCGCGATGCTCGGCGACGCCGGCTTCGGCGATGTCGAGGTACGTGAGATCGAGTCCGACCCGATCAACTACTACTACGTCGCCAGGAAGTGA
- a CDS encoding serine hydrolase domain-containing protein, with protein MSALDILDDWPVPTVAAAVVGASGVLDQHGDVDHRFALASVTKPLVARAAQVAVEEGAVELDTEAGPPGATVRHLLAHTAGYEMTSSKVLAAPGTRRIYSNHGFTVLAESIEAATEIPFPGYLAEAVFTPLGMTATHFDGGAEAAGYGATSTVTDLVAFAADLLAPVTVSEQMHSEATSVQFPGLDGVLPGFGVQRPNDWGLGFEIRGNKSPHWTGAQNSPRTFGHFGQSGTFLWVDPVVSLALVVLTDRKFGEWAHSVMPALSDEVLREWGAD; from the coding sequence ATGAGCGCACTCGACATCCTCGATGACTGGCCGGTCCCCACTGTCGCCGCCGCGGTGGTCGGGGCCTCGGGCGTGCTGGACCAGCACGGCGATGTCGACCACCGGTTCGCGCTGGCGTCGGTGACCAAACCGCTCGTCGCCCGCGCCGCCCAGGTCGCCGTCGAGGAGGGGGCGGTCGAACTCGACACCGAGGCCGGGCCGCCGGGGGCGACGGTGCGCCACCTGCTGGCACACACCGCCGGCTACGAGATGACGTCGTCGAAGGTGCTCGCCGCGCCCGGCACCCGCCGGATCTACTCCAACCACGGGTTCACCGTGCTGGCCGAGTCGATCGAGGCCGCCACCGAGATCCCGTTCCCGGGCTACCTCGCCGAGGCGGTGTTCACCCCGCTGGGAATGACGGCCACGCATTTCGACGGCGGAGCCGAGGCCGCCGGCTACGGCGCGACGTCCACGGTGACCGACCTCGTCGCATTCGCCGCCGACCTGCTCGCTCCCGTGACGGTGTCCGAGCAGATGCACAGCGAAGCGACGAGCGTCCAGTTCCCGGGTCTGGACGGGGTGCTGCCGGGCTTCGGGGTGCAACGCCCCAACGACTGGGGTCTGGGTTTCGAGATCCGCGGCAACAAGTCTCCGCACTGGACGGGCGCGCAGAACTCACCGCGCACCTTCGGTCATTTCGGCCAGTCCGGGACGTTTCTGTGGGTCGATCCGGTCGTCTCACTGGCGCTGGTCGTGCTGACCGACCGCAAATTCGGCGAGTGGGCGCATTCGGTGATGCCCGCACTGTCTGATGAAGTCCTAAGAGAGTGGGGGGCGGACTAG
- a CDS encoding DUF3145 domain-containing protein, with protein MRAANQFADATTGVVYIHASPAAVCPHVEWALSSTLNARANLKWTPQPAMPGQLRAVTNWVGPVGTGAQLANALRSWSVLRFEVTEDPSHGVDGHRWCHTPQLGLWSGAMSANGDVMVGEMRLRALMESGADMLAAELDAVLGTAWDEQLEAYRDGGEGAEVSWLSRGVG; from the coding sequence ATGCGTGCAGCGAACCAATTCGCCGACGCGACGACGGGCGTGGTCTACATCCACGCGTCGCCCGCGGCGGTGTGCCCGCATGTCGAGTGGGCGTTGTCGTCGACCCTCAATGCGAGGGCGAATCTGAAGTGGACCCCGCAGCCGGCCATGCCCGGACAGCTGCGCGCCGTCACGAACTGGGTCGGCCCGGTCGGGACCGGCGCCCAGCTGGCAAACGCGCTGCGGTCCTGGTCGGTGCTGCGCTTCGAGGTGACCGAAGACCCCAGCCACGGCGTGGACGGGCACCGCTGGTGCCACACCCCGCAGCTCGGTCTGTGGAGCGGTGCGATGAGCGCCAACGGCGACGTGATGGTCGGTGAGATGCGGTTGCGCGCCCTGATGGAATCGGGCGCCGACATGCTGGCCGCCGAACTGGACGCGGTGCTCGGCACCGCCTGGGACGAACAGCTCGAGGCCTACCGCGACGGCGGCGAGGGTGCCGAGGTCAGCTGGCTGAGCAGGGGAGTCGGCTAG
- a CDS encoding diacylglycerol kinase, with protein MNRVTVLTNPASGHGSAPHAAERAITQLHRRGVDVVAIAGRDSAHARTLVEGALDRGMDALVVVGGDGIISLALQVLAQTGVPLGIIPAGTGNDHAREFGVPTRDPEAAADVIVDGIADRVDLGRIAGADGTDRWFGTVMAAGFDSLVTDRTNRMRWPHGRMRYNLAMIAEISQLRLLPFRLSFDDDGEYDTLLTLAAFGNTRSYGGGMKICPGADPRDGMLDATMVASASRTRLIRLFPTVFKGTHVDLDEVSTRRARTVTVECPENPEITAYADGEYVCPLPVRVSAVPDALTVLRPAGSPA; from the coding sequence GTGAACCGCGTCACCGTGCTGACCAATCCGGCCTCCGGGCACGGCAGCGCACCGCACGCCGCCGAGCGTGCGATCACGCAGCTGCACCGGCGGGGCGTGGACGTCGTCGCGATCGCGGGCAGAGACTCCGCCCACGCCCGCACCCTGGTCGAGGGCGCACTGGACCGCGGGATGGATGCGCTCGTCGTCGTCGGCGGCGACGGCATCATCTCGCTGGCGCTTCAGGTGCTCGCGCAAACGGGCGTCCCGCTCGGCATCATCCCGGCCGGCACCGGCAACGACCACGCCCGCGAGTTCGGCGTCCCGACCCGCGACCCCGAGGCCGCCGCCGACGTGATCGTGGACGGGATCGCCGACCGGGTGGACCTGGGCCGAATCGCGGGCGCGGACGGCACCGACCGCTGGTTCGGCACGGTGATGGCCGCCGGGTTCGACTCCCTGGTGACCGATCGGACCAACCGGATGCGCTGGCCGCACGGCCGGATGCGCTACAACCTCGCGATGATCGCCGAGATCTCGCAGCTGCGGCTGCTGCCGTTCCGGTTGTCCTTCGATGACGACGGCGAGTACGACACGTTGCTGACGCTCGCGGCGTTCGGCAACACCCGCAGCTACGGCGGCGGCATGAAGATCTGCCCCGGCGCCGATCCGCGCGACGGGATGCTCGACGCGACGATGGTCGCGTCGGCGTCCCGGACGCGGCTGATCCGGCTGTTCCCGACGGTGTTCAAGGGCACGCACGTCGATCTCGACGAGGTGAGCACCCGACGTGCGCGCACCGTCACGGTCGAGTGCCCCGAGAATCCGGAGATCACCGCCTACGCCGACGGCGAGTATGTGTGCCCGCTGCCGGTGCGGGTGTCGGCGGTGCCGGACGCACTGACGGTGCTGCGCCCGGCCGGATCGCCGGCCTAG
- a CDS encoding FAD-binding oxidoreductase — MQWNAWGDPAAAKPLSPGIRSLLHQALGIDTDAVEAPMLEQVKLRPSALSAADRDGLTAIVGAEHVTVDDHARLLRAGGKSTLDLLRRRDFGIQDAPDAVLVPGSEDEIAAVLRFCADHSIAVVPFGGGTSVVGGLDPTRGDFKAVVSLDLRRLDALHSLDEVSWEAELGAGLTGPEAERLLGERGFSLGHFPQSFLFATIGGFAATRSSGQDSAGYGRFNDMVRGLRAVTPAGVLDLGRAPESAAGPDLRQLLIGSEGTLGIITRVRVRVHPVPEATRYEAWSFPDFATGAHALRAVVQTGTGPTVIRLSDEAETGVNLATTESIGEQQITGGCLAITVFEGTDAHVASRHAETRDLLLAKGATSLGEEPARAWEHGRFNAPYLRDSLLSAGALCETLETATNWSNVPALKSAVTEALTRSLADSGTPALVLCHISHVYPTGASLYFTVVAAQRGNPIEQWRAAKAAASDAMVRTGATITHHHAVGADHRPWMRAEVGDLGVAVLRAVKSALDPTGILNPGKLIP, encoded by the coding sequence ATGCAATGGAACGCCTGGGGCGACCCAGCAGCCGCCAAGCCGCTGTCCCCCGGTATTCGGTCACTGCTGCACCAGGCGCTCGGGATCGACACCGACGCCGTCGAGGCCCCCATGCTCGAACAGGTCAAGCTACGTCCGTCGGCCTTGTCGGCGGCCGACCGCGACGGGTTGACCGCGATCGTCGGCGCGGAGCACGTCACCGTCGACGACCACGCCCGGCTGCTGCGGGCAGGCGGCAAATCCACACTGGACCTGTTGCGGCGCAGGGACTTCGGCATCCAGGACGCGCCCGACGCGGTGCTGGTTCCGGGCAGCGAGGACGAGATCGCCGCGGTGCTCCGGTTCTGCGCCGACCACAGCATCGCGGTCGTCCCGTTCGGCGGCGGCACCAGTGTGGTCGGCGGCCTGGACCCGACGCGCGGTGACTTCAAGGCCGTCGTCTCGCTGGACCTGCGCAGACTCGACGCACTGCATTCCCTCGACGAGGTGTCCTGGGAGGCGGAACTGGGTGCCGGCCTGACCGGGCCCGAGGCCGAACGCCTGCTCGGCGAACGCGGCTTCTCGCTGGGCCACTTCCCGCAGAGTTTCCTGTTCGCGACGATCGGGGGCTTCGCCGCCACCCGCTCGTCCGGTCAGGACTCCGCGGGTTACGGCCGGTTCAACGACATGGTCCGCGGACTGCGGGCCGTCACCCCGGCCGGTGTCCTCGACCTGGGTCGGGCCCCGGAGTCGGCGGCCGGACCGGATCTGCGGCAGTTGCTGATCGGCTCGGAGGGCACGCTGGGCATCATCACCCGCGTTCGCGTGCGCGTGCACCCCGTACCGGAGGCGACCCGCTACGAGGCGTGGTCGTTCCCGGACTTCGCCACCGGAGCGCACGCGCTGCGGGCGGTGGTGCAGACCGGCACCGGGCCCACCGTGATCCGGCTGTCCGACGAGGCCGAGACCGGGGTCAACCTGGCGACCACCGAGAGCATCGGCGAGCAGCAGATCACCGGCGGATGCCTGGCGATCACCGTGTTCGAGGGCACCGACGCGCACGTCGCGAGCCGGCATGCCGAGACCCGGGACCTGCTGCTGGCCAAGGGCGCAACGTCACTGGGCGAAGAGCCCGCCCGCGCCTGGGAGCACGGCCGGTTCAACGCGCCCTATCTTCGCGACTCGCTGCTGTCGGCGGGCGCGCTGTGCGAGACGCTGGAGACGGCGACCAACTGGTCGAACGTGCCGGCGCTCAAATCCGCTGTCACCGAGGCCCTCACCCGCTCGCTCGCCGATTCCGGGACACCGGCGCTGGTGCTGTGCCACATTTCGCATGTGTACCCGACCGGCGCCTCGCTGTACTTCACCGTGGTGGCCGCCCAGCGCGGCAACCCGATCGAGCAGTGGCGCGCGGCCAAGGCCGCGGCCTCGGACGCCATGGTGCGTACCGGCGCGACGATCACCCATCACCACGCCGTCGGCGCCGACCACCGGCCGTGGATGCGCGCCGAGGTCGGCGACCTCGGCGTCGCCGTGCTGCGGGCGGTCAAGTCCGCACTCGATCCGACCGGAATCCTGAACCCGGGCAAGCTGATTCCGTGA
- a CDS encoding TetR/AcrR family transcriptional regulator, with product MMSISKSDSSVEQRILDAAAACIVAYGIERTTVTEIARRARVSRPTIYRRWPDIRWVIAELLTVRIAGVLQSVPAAGAGREDLVNRVVRIAERLRGDEVVMSVIFNAPTLAMVYITERLGTSQKLLVDTLAEAITAGQEHGSVRAGDPYQMGAMCLLIAQSTIQSAQMVEKILDRDALNDELALALNGYLKP from the coding sequence ATGATGTCAATCAGTAAATCTGATTCGAGCGTCGAGCAGCGGATACTCGACGCCGCCGCGGCGTGCATCGTGGCCTACGGCATCGAACGGACGACGGTCACCGAGATCGCGCGCCGGGCCCGGGTGAGCCGGCCGACCATCTACCGCCGCTGGCCCGACATCCGCTGGGTGATCGCCGAGCTGCTGACCGTGCGGATCGCCGGGGTGCTCCAGTCGGTCCCGGCGGCCGGGGCGGGTCGCGAGGACCTGGTCAACCGGGTGGTCAGGATCGCCGAGCGCCTTCGCGGCGACGAGGTCGTGATGTCGGTGATCTTCAACGCCCCGACGCTGGCGATGGTGTACATCACCGAACGCCTCGGCACCAGCCAGAAACTGCTCGTCGATACGCTGGCCGAAGCGATCACGGCGGGGCAGGAGCACGGCAGCGTGCGCGCCGGCGACCCGTACCAGATGGGCGCGATGTGCCTGTTGATCGCCCAGTCGACGATCCAGTCGGCGCAGATGGTGGAGAAGATCCTCGACCGCGACGCACTGAACGACGAACTGGCCCTCGCACTGAACGGATACCTGAAACCATGA